One genomic window of Channa argus isolate prfri chromosome 5, Channa argus male v1.0, whole genome shotgun sequence includes the following:
- the LOC137126988 gene encoding monoacylglycerol lipase abhd6-B-like isoform X2 translates to MVGGTMPSMLLLHGFSATKDMWLPVVKHLPRNQHVVCVDMPGHEGTSRTGPEDYSIQGQVARIHQFVQSVGLDKRPFHLVGTSMGGNVAGVYAATYPSFLSSVTLICPAGLVYPKDSEFVTQLKEMEKTQKQDSIPLIPTNLHEVECMIKLCFHNPGNFPRQVLQGVLDNRIPNNGFYREVFMEILGEKSRHLLQERLHLITSPLQVIWGKEDRVLDASGADVLHAAVPGCKVELLDSCGHSVAMERPRKAAKLIMDFLSTQACNGDATKKHS, encoded by the exons ATGGTGGGAGGCACCATGCCatccatgctgctgctgcatggtTTCTCTGCCACCAAGGACATGTGGCTGCCTGTCGTCAAG CACCTCCCCAGGAACCAGCATGTGGTGTGTGTAGATATGCCGGGGCACGAGGGGACAAGTCGCACTGGCCCTGAAGACTACAGCATACAGGGCCAGGTTGCTCGAATCCACCAG TTTGTGCAGAGCGTCGGTCTGGATAAAAGACCTTTTCACCTGGTCGGGACATCGATGGGTGGGAATGTTGCAGGAGTGTACGCTGCTACTTACCCTAGCTTTCTGTCCAGTGTCACCTTGATATGCCCAGCAG GTCTGGTTTATCCCAAAGACTCTGAGTTTGTCACTCAACTGAAGGAGATGGAGAAGACTCAGAAGCAAGATTCGATCCCTCTGATCCCCACCAATCTCCATGAGGTGGAATGCATGATTAAACTCTGCTTTCACAATCCTGGGAACTTCCCTCGACAG GTCTTACAGGGTGTCCTCGACAACAGGATCCCCAACAATGGTTTCTACAGAGAAG TGTTCATGGAAATCCTCGGAGAAAAGTCTCGTCATTTGCTGCAGGAACGACTGCATCTGATCACATCACCACTGCAGGTCATCTGGGGAAAGGAGGACCGG GTGCTGGATGCGTCAGGGGCTGATGTTCTGCATGCAGCTGTGCCAGGCTGCAAGGTGGAGCTGTTGGACAGCTGTGGCCACTCGGTGGCAATGGAGCGGCCTAGGAAAGCCGCCAAACTAATAATGGACTTTCTGTCCACACAGGCATGCAATGGAGATGCTACTAAGAAACATTCCTGA